Proteins encoded by one window of Cannabis sativa cultivar Pink pepper isolate KNU-18-1 chromosome 4, ASM2916894v1, whole genome shotgun sequence:
- the LOC115711996 gene encoding uncharacterized protein LOC115711996, with product MEKTKGNGIGCAKAEQMVSASSRRRPPPPPPLPMFLWAKKTNPESVTKQEIAMFWRQKRIEEEDHLLAAIKTAARIRARNLSEEDYKCFEESLMDEEKDENNRVSSTNEIRVGIKDWWTKSKYAYLNQPAIKTRDPPKVGRSSTTYVPNCFTYNPTTPLYPTFLGVF from the exons atggaGAAAACAAAGGGCAATGGAATTGGCTGTGCAAAAGCAGAACAAATGGTTTCGGCTTCATCTCGGCGGAGGCCGCCACCTCCGCCGCCCCTTCCGATGTTCTTGTGGGCTAAGAAGACTAATCCAGAGAGTGTGACAAAGCAAGAAATTGCTATGTTCTGGAGGCAGAAACGCATAGAGGAAGAAGATCATCTTCTTGCTGCTATTAAGACTGCTGCTCGTATTAGAGCCCGTAATCTCTCT GAAGAAGATTACAAATGTTTTGAAGAGTCTTTAATGGATGAGGAGAAAGATGAGAATAACAGAGTTTCTTCTACTAATGAAATTAGAGTTGGGATAAAGGACTG GTGGACAAAAAGCAAGTATGCATATTTGAACCAACCGGCAATCAAAACAAGGGACCCTCCAAAAGTAGGAAGAAGCTCCACTACTTATGTTCCAAATTGTTTCACTTACAATCCTACAACTCCTCTCTATCCAACTTTTCTTGGTGTCTTTTAA